One part of the Desulfovibrio sp. genome encodes these proteins:
- a CDS encoding MFS transporter yields the protein MENPSSGIKDHTEGTRLDPNLKRAVLSSFVGATLEWYDFFLYGAVAGLVFGKLYFPNFDPVVSTILSYATFAVGYLGRALGGMIFGHFGDKLGRKKMLVLTLQIMGIGTALIGLIPTYDQVGIWAPILLIICRLAQGIGLGGEWGGAILMAVESAPQSRRAFFGTLPQVGLAVGLLLASGVIGALSWFLTDEAFMRWGWRSAFVSSLALLFVGSYIRQKVSETKDFAEVKERNAEVKSPLMAAFKRYPKMMIACMGARCIDGVAFAVFSVYSLTFLTNHGMDRSAALMVVTLASLFMGICMPLWGVFADKVGKTTVFGTNAFILSIVSFIVFWLFKEFSNNFIIVVLALGGSFGVIYSGIFGIMSSMFSDSFEPSVRYSAISFVYQVSGIPTAGFAPMVATFLVAANGGEPWYLCMYLAGIGIMSALCCVWMTRLKKSGYCDSDTFSMTGAVLQANT from the coding sequence ATGGAAAACCCATCAAGCGGCATCAAAGACCATACTGAGGGTACACGGCTTGACCCCAATCTTAAACGCGCTGTCTTGTCATCATTTGTTGGCGCTACACTGGAGTGGTATGATTTCTTCCTGTATGGGGCTGTTGCCGGGCTTGTCTTTGGCAAGCTGTATTTTCCCAATTTTGACCCAGTAGTGAGCACCATTCTGTCGTATGCCACTTTTGCTGTGGGCTATTTGGGACGCGCTCTCGGTGGAATGATTTTTGGCCATTTTGGCGACAAGTTAGGGCGTAAAAAAATGCTGGTTCTCACCCTGCAAATAATGGGAATCGGCACTGCCCTTATTGGTCTTATCCCCACGTATGACCAGGTTGGCATTTGGGCGCCAATTTTGTTGATAATCTGCCGGTTGGCCCAAGGCATTGGCCTTGGAGGAGAATGGGGAGGCGCCATCCTCATGGCCGTTGAGTCTGCCCCGCAAAGCCGGCGTGCCTTTTTTGGAACGTTGCCCCAGGTCGGCCTGGCTGTCGGGCTCTTGCTGGCTTCTGGAGTGATTGGAGCCCTTTCATGGTTCCTTACTGATGAAGCCTTTATGAGGTGGGGGTGGCGGTCTGCTTTTGTCAGCAGCCTGGCCTTGTTGTTTGTCGGCAGCTACATTCGCCAGAAGGTGAGTGAAACAAAAGACTTTGCCGAAGTTAAAGAACGCAATGCCGAAGTCAAATCCCCCCTCATGGCAGCGTTTAAACGTTACCCCAAAATGATGATCGCCTGTATGGGGGCACGATGCATTGATGGGGTGGCCTTTGCCGTATTCAGTGTTTATTCGCTGACTTTTCTTACAAACCATGGCATGGATCGCTCGGCAGCGCTTATGGTCGTGACTCTGGCCTCGCTGTTCATGGGCATATGTATGCCACTCTGGGGTGTTTTTGCTGACAAGGTCGGCAAAACCACGGTGTTTGGTACAAATGCTTTTATCCTCAGCATAGTGTCCTTTATTGTGTTTTGGCTTTTCAAAGAATTCAGCAACAACTTCATCATCGTGGTCCTCGCTCTGGGAGGCTCCTTCGGAGTAATTTACTCTGGCATCTTTGGCATCATGTCCAGCATGTTCTCTGACAGCTTTGAGCCGTCGGTGCGCTATTCGGCCATTTCTTTCGTATATCAGGTTTCTGGCATTCCCACCGCTGGCTTTGCCCCGATGGTAGCCACGTTTCTGGTTGCCGCAAATGGAGGCGAACCATGGTACTTGTGCATGTACCTTGCTGGAATAGGCATCATGAGCGCCCTTTGTTGCGTCTGGATGACACGCCTGAAGAAAAGCGGTTATTGCGACAGTGACACTTTCAGCATGACGGGTGCCGTTTTGCAGGCCAACACATAG